Genomic window (Thomasclavelia spiroformis DSM 1552):
AACTGATAAAAAGCTATCTTCACCCATATTTTTAAATAACTGGTTTAATCCATACATAAATTTATCATCATTTTGAACAATTAAGCGTTCCTTTAATTCTTTTTTCTTAATATTTAAAGTTTGCTCATCAAACTTACCATTGATTACATTAGGATTATAAAGAACATCATTAAACAGTTTAATTTGTTGTTTAAGTAAATCTTCTTGATATGGTAAAAACTCTTCATTAATACAAACACTAGAAATATTCAAAACTTGAACTAACCCTTTACTAGCCAAATTAGTTCCAAAACTCATTCCATATAAATCCTCTAAATGGCTTGATAAAGCTTGCGTTGAGGGATAATCTTTTGTCCCCCCAGTTAACATAAAAGAAAGTAATGATCGTTTAGTCACATTTTCTTTTATCAATTTATTTTCTAATTTTAATGACATAGTTATATTTTTAAATTTTTTTGTTGGAATTACATGTAATGTATATCCAGCTAATTGATAACTTTTTTTCATAAGACACTCCTTTTTCAATCTAATGTATATATTATACACCAAAAAAATAAAAATAGAATTAAAACTATAGCTCTAATTTAAAATTAATTGAATAGGGGCTAAGAATTAAAATCTTTCGCCCCTTTCACAACACCGTGCGTAGGGTTCCCTACACGGCGTTTCATAAGTTTATAGAGTTGTAATAATCTAGTGCACTTATAAATCCGTATATTTTTAATACTTCATTTGTAAGTGTCCTTTTTAGTATGAAGCTATTGGCGATGTGCCAGTAGCTTTTTCTTGTGTTTGCCCATTCCCATGCCTTACTTTTATTAATACCTAGTTTTTGTAAATTTCTATACCTTGTTCTTACTAACTTCCATCTTTTCCAATATATCATTCGTATTCTTCTTCTCATCCATGAGTCTATTTCCCTTAGATGTTTACTCATATTCGCTATCCTATAGTAATTCACCCAACCTGTAATGTATTCTTTTAACTCTTTAGCTAATTCCTTACTTGATATTGGTCGGTTCCTTTTGGTGATTTCCTTTATTCTCTTTTTCATCTTTTCTTTAGATTTCTTGTGAACAGTGATTCGTACATTACCACTCTTCTCTATATAAAATCCAAAGCCCAAGAATTTTATATCAGTAATATAGGCTACCTTTGTCTTCTCTTGGTTCACTTTTACAAATAATTTCTCTTCTAAATATCTTGTCACTGTTTCTTTGACTCTCATTGCACTTCTTTTACTTTTGAATAGTATGACACAGTCATCTGCGTACCTTACAAATCGATTTCCTCTTCTTTCCATTTCTTTATCAAATTCATTAAGATATATATTTGATAATAATGGGCTGAGTGGCCCACCTTGGGGTACTCCTTTTGTAGTTTCTTCAAACTTATGTTTTACTATGACTCCTGCATTGAGATATTTATGTATGAGTGATATAACTCTTCCGTCTTTAATAGTTTGTGACAATATCTGTATAAGTCTTGAATGGTTGACTGTATCAAAGTACTTCTCTAAATCTAGGTCTACTGTATATCGATATCCTTCATTGGCGTATTCGACTACTTTTCTTACTGCTTGATGGGCATTTCTTCTTGGTCGGAACCCATAACTATTGTCACTGAATTGGGGTTCAAATATTGGTGTCAGTACCTGTACTATCGCCTGTTGTATGACCCTATCCGTCACTGTTGGAATTCCTAACTCTCTTTTCTTTCCGTTATCTTTTGGTATTTCTACTCTTTTAACGGCTTGTGGACTATAATGTCCCTCCATGATAAGTTTCTTTAGATAAGACCAGTGTTGTGCGAAATGCGTACGAACTTCTGCGACTTGCATTTTATCTACACCACCACTTCCCTTATTACTCATAACCCTTTGGATTGCCTTTTCTATATTGGCATCCTCCATAATTGTTTCAAGTAACTTCTCATGTACTACAAATCTATTGGTGTTCTTCGTATGTGATATCTCTTGTTTTGATGTAGGATACACTTCTCCACTATTGTCGTATTCCGTACTATCTTCATAGAGTAAGCCTAATGATAGTTGACAGTATCCTATTTTATCTTGAGTATCTTTCATTTCCAGTTCACCTCCTTATGTTCGGTCCTTCGCTAGATAACCATTACAGTTATCATCATCACTACTATGACCTCGGCTGACTTCCTAGGACAAACGTTTCCACCATGATTACATTTTCATCATGTTCCTAGGACCTCCCACGGTAAGACATAACACTTTCATCCTATGTACCCACTATCTTTACACTGCTTATTCCGTCGTACTATTGGACTTCGATTTGTTTAGCAATCTCATCCGATAAGCTTCTGCCTAAAATAGTTCGTATTCCTTGGGTCAGGACTTTGCCTCCAACTTCCTCCCGTTCACACCTTACGATGGATACCTTGTCTTCGGCTAGTGGTTGGTAGTACGAAACCCCCACAGTGGACTTTCACCACCTAGTCTTATGTCATGCGTGGCACACTAAAAAATAAGTAGTATTAAATACTACTTATCATCATCAACAGATAAAATTGCCATAAAAGCTTCCTGAGGAATTTCCACATTTCCAACTGCTTTCATTCTCTTTTTACCCTCTTTTTGTTTTTCTAATAATTTCTTTTTACGGGTAATATCACCACCATAACATTTAGCTAAGACATTTTTTCGCATCGCTTTAATTGTCGTTCTAGCAATGATTTTCCCCTGAAGCGCCGCTTGAATTGGTACTTCAAACATTTGTTTAGGAATGATTTCTTTTAATTTTTCACAAATAATCTTTCCTCGGCTATACGCAAAATCTTTATGAACAATCGTTGAAAGAGCATCAACTGCATCGCCATTTAATAAAATATCCATCTTTTGTAATTTGCTTGTTCGATAACCAATTAATTCATAATCTAGTGAAGCGTAACCTTTAGTACTAGATTTCAATTTATCAAAAAAATCATAAACAATTTCTGATAAAGGAACTTCATAAATAACATTTCTACGAGTATCATCAATATATTCAATATCAACATACTCTCCTCTTTTATTTTGACAAAGTTCCATAATTGCACCAACAAACTCACTAGGAGTCATAATTGATGCTTTTACATATGGCTCTTCGATATGATCGATAACCTGTGGAGCTGGCATCATTGCAGGATTATCAATAATTAATTCACTTCCATCTGTTAGATAACAATGATAAATAACTGATGGTGCTGTAGCAATTAATTCAAGATCAAACTCTCTTTCCAATCTTTCTTGGATAACATCCATATGTAATAATCCTAAAAAACCACATCTAAATCCAAACCCTAATGCTTGTGATGTTTCTGGTTCAAACATTAACGCTGAATCACTTAATTTCATCTTTTCTAATGCTTCACGTAAATCTTTATAACGAGCATTATCGATTGGATAAAGCCCACAATACACCATTGGATTTAATTGACGATATCCTGGTAATTGAACATTTGATTCCTGTTCAAGAGTAGTAACCGTATCACC
Coding sequences:
- the ltrA gene encoding group II intron reverse transcriptase/maturase; this translates as MKDTQDKIGYCQLSLGLLYEDSTEYDNSGEVYPTSKQEISHTKNTNRFVVHEKLLETIMEDANIEKAIQRVMSNKGSGGVDKMQVAEVRTHFAQHWSYLKKLIMEGHYSPQAVKRVEIPKDNGKKRELGIPTVTDRVIQQAIVQVLTPIFEPQFSDNSYGFRPRRNAHQAVRKVVEYANEGYRYTVDLDLEKYFDTVNHSRLIQILSQTIKDGRVISLIHKYLNAGVIVKHKFEETTKGVPQGGPLSPLLSNIYLNEFDKEMERRGNRFVRYADDCVILFKSKRSAMRVKETVTRYLEEKLFVKVNQEKTKVAYITDIKFLGFGFYIEKSGNVRITVHKKSKEKMKKRIKEITKRNRPISSKELAKELKEYITGWVNYYRIANMSKHLREIDSWMRRRIRMIYWKRWKLVRTRYRNLQKLGINKSKAWEWANTRKSYWHIANSFILKRTLTNEVLKIYGFISALDYYNSINL
- the lepA gene encoding translation elongation factor 4, producing MTIDQSKIRNFSIIAHIDHGKSTLADRILQLTGAVADRDMKSQLLDSMDLERERGITIKLNAVQLNYTAKDGQTYLLHLIDTPGHVDFTYEVSRSLAACEGAILVVDAVQGVEAQTLANVYLALDNNLEILPVINKIDLPSADPSRVIKEVEDVIGLPADHAPLISAKTGLNIEEVLEKVVHEFPAPSGDINNPTQALIFDSYYDSYRGVIVFVRIKEGKIKVGDTVKFLATNAIYEVTELGVRTPREVKKEELVVGEVGWFCASIKSIQDIHVGDTVTTLEQESNVQLPGYRQLNPMVYCGLYPIDNARYKDLREALEKMKLSDSALMFEPETSQALGFGFRCGFLGLLHMDVIQERLEREFDLELIATAPSVIYHCYLTDGSELIIDNPAMMPAPQVIDHIEEPYVKASIMTPSEFVGAIMELCQNKRGEYVDIEYIDDTRRNVIYEVPLSEIVYDFFDKLKSSTKGYASLDYELIGYRTSKLQKMDILLNGDAVDALSTIVHKDFAYSRGKIICEKLKEIIPKQMFEVPIQAALQGKIIARTTIKAMRKNVLAKCYGGDITRKKKLLEKQKEGKKRMKAVGNVEIPQEAFMAILSVDDDK